The following proteins are co-located in the Salvelinus fontinalis isolate EN_2023a chromosome 41, ASM2944872v1, whole genome shotgun sequence genome:
- the LOC129840219 gene encoding cytoplasmic protein NCK2-like translates to MTEEVIVIAKWDYSAQQEQELDIRKNERLWLLDDSKTWWRVRNASNRTGYVPSNYVERKNSLKKASLVKNIKDTLGLGKTKRKTSARDASPTPSTDAEYPSNGGGGSSAERIYDLSISALVKFAYAAEREDELTLVKGSRVIVMEKCSDGWWRGSSEGQVGWFPSNYVLEEGEEEAVSGDLSGGYPGQGAGSGGVINGTTRALHTVQTLYPFSSVTDEELNFEKGEVMEVLEKPENDPEWWRCRSARGQVGLVPKNYVVILSDDPAPGGGMGSGPHSPQINYTGPARVGKFAGKDWYYGGVTRHQAECALNERGGQGDFLVRDSESSPSDFSVSLKAMGKNKHFKVALAEGVYCIGQRRFSSMDELVEHYKKAPIFTSEHGDKLYLVKPLL, encoded by the exons ATGACGGAGGAGGTGATAGTTATAGCCAAGTGGGACTACTCGGCTCAGCAGGAACAGGAACTTGACATCCGGAAAAACGAGCGGCTGTGGCTCCTGGATGACAGTAAGACCTGGTGGAGGGTGAGGAACGCCTCCAACCGGACCGGCTACGTACCCTCTAACTATGTGGAGAGGAAAAACAGCTTAAAGAAGGCCTCGCTGGTGAAAAACATCAAAGACACACTCG gCCTGGGGAAGACGAAGAGGAAGACGAGTGCCCGCGATGCCTCGCCAACGCCCAGCACGGACGCAGAGTACCCGTCCAATGGTGGCGGAGGTAGCAGCGCCGAGCGTATCTACGACCTCAGCATCTCAGCCCTGGTCAAGTTCGCCTACGCGGCGGAGCGGGAAGACGAGCTGACACTGGTGAAGGGGTCAAGGGTCATTGTCATGGAGAAGTGTAGCGACGGCTGGTGGCGAGGGAGTTCTGAAGGTCAGGTAGGCTGGTTCCCCTCTAACTATgtcctggaggagggagaggaggaggccgTCTCGGGGGACCTAAGCGGGGGTTACCCAGGACAGGGGGCAGGGTCGGGAGGGGTGATCAACGGGACCACCAGGGCGCTCCACACTGTCCAGACGCTGTACCCTTTCAGCTCTGTGACAGACGAGGAGCTAAACTTTGAAAAGGGCGAGGTGATGGAGGTGCTGGAGAAACCGGAGAACGACCCTGAGTGGTGGCGGTGTCGGAGCGCCCGTGGACAGGTGGGCCTGGTGCCAAAGAACTATGTGGTTATCCTTAGCGACGATCCGGCCCCTGGGGGTGGGATGGGCTCGGGCCCCCACTCGCCCCAGATCAACTACACAGGGCCGGCCCGCGTGGGAAAGTTTGCCGGGAAGGACTGGTACTATGGGggagtgactaggcatcaggcaGAGTGTGCGCTCAACGAGAGAGGAGGTCAGGGAGACTTCCTGGTCAGAGATAGTGAATCATCG ccCAGTGATTTCTCCGTGTCCCTCAAGGCGATGGGAAAGAACAAGCACTTCAAGGTTGCGCTGGCAGAGGGGGTCTACTGTATCGGCCAGAGACGCTTCAGCAGCATGGACGAACTGGTGGAGCACTACAAGAAAGCCCCGATCTTCACCAGCGAACATGGAGACAAACTCTACCTGGTCAAACCGTTgctgtga